The following are encoded in a window of Pseudomonas multiresinivorans genomic DNA:
- a CDS encoding MBL fold metallo-hydrolase, whose product MRPRLSRALALLLVLALPGCERIQHAALDAMVKDHTDQSLIQGGNAIRVILCGTGTPQVNATRGQACTLVAAGGRLFLFDAGENAMRNLETSHVPIQALNQVFITHWHSDHFNGLGALINHSWIYGRQTPLVVYGPTGVEQVVEGLAMAYAQDASYRSAHALPATDRRLAFAEPRRVEIAEGQESVRVYDQGGVTIDTYRVDHHPVEPAYGYVLRYQGRKLFISGDTRVSERYLEAMRDADLVVHEAINAHLVHEGAAALERTGQKDRGQQAVRVLDYHADTLELARMAQRAGVRHLLLTHLIPAPDNFLARRMFVSGMADEYSGEITLGEDALDLSL is encoded by the coding sequence ATGCGACCCCGACTGTCCCGAGCCCTTGCCCTGCTGCTCGTCCTCGCCCTGCCCGGTTGCGAACGCATCCAGCACGCGGCGCTGGATGCCATGGTCAAGGACCACACCGACCAGTCCCTGATCCAGGGCGGCAATGCCATTCGCGTCATCCTCTGCGGCACCGGCACGCCGCAGGTCAATGCCACCCGCGGCCAGGCCTGCACCCTGGTGGCCGCTGGCGGCCGGCTGTTCCTCTTCGATGCCGGCGAAAACGCCATGCGCAACCTGGAGACCAGCCACGTGCCGATACAGGCACTGAACCAGGTGTTCATCACCCACTGGCACTCGGACCATTTCAACGGCCTGGGTGCGCTGATCAACCACAGCTGGATCTACGGCCGGCAGACGCCCTTGGTGGTCTACGGCCCGACCGGCGTGGAGCAGGTTGTCGAGGGACTGGCCATGGCCTATGCCCAGGACGCCAGCTACCGCAGCGCCCATGCCCTGCCTGCCACCGACCGACGCCTGGCATTCGCCGAGCCGCGCCGGGTGGAGATCGCCGAGGGACAGGAATCGGTGCGCGTCTATGACCAGGGCGGCGTGACCATCGATACCTACCGCGTCGACCACCATCCGGTGGAGCCCGCCTACGGCTACGTGTTGCGCTACCAGGGCAGGAAGCTGTTCATCAGCGGCGATACCCGCGTCAGCGAGCGCTACCTGGAAGCCATGCGCGATGCCGACCTGGTGGTGCACGAGGCGATCAATGCGCATCTGGTGCACGAGGGCGCCGCGGCGCTCGAACGCACCGGGCAGAAGGACCGTGGACAGCAAGCCGTGCGCGTACTCGATTACCACGCCGACACCCTGGAGCTGGCACGCATGGCCCAGCGCGCCGGCGTGCGCCATCTGCTGCTCACCCACCTGATCCCGGCCCCGGACAACTTCCTCGCCAGACGGATGTTCGTCAGCGGCATGGCCGATGAGTATTCGGGCGAGATCACGCTCGGGGAGGACGCCCTCGACCTGAGCCTCTAG
- a CDS encoding acyl-CoA synthetase codes for MAVQTLADIQALESVALARRELPASTYEALRRCAGEYGTSTALSFFLEAKDFRRTHDWTYAELFADITRAANAFHRLGIGPKDVVAFLLPNLPETHFVIWGGEAAGIVLAINPLLEAAQIGDLLRAANARLVVTLAPTPGSDLWPKLASQLDSLSGVRDVLWVSMAPYVGTVASLALRWMARRERQRHPRLRIHDLRTAMRRENGKQLSSGRVIRAEEPSSYFCTGGTTGLPKIARRSHGSEVFNAWAMAANMQPRQPGQVIFCGLPLFHVNGQLVTGLMPWTHGDRVIIGTPQGYRGEGVIPAFWAMVQHFGINFFSGVPTVYSALLQQPVAGHDLSSLQYALCGAAPMPVELFREFERVVGVRILEGYGLTEGACVSSSNPPDGERPIGSIGLRLAYQDMRAVILDDQGAYMRDAETDEVGVIAIHGPNVFLGYLDDSHNKGLWIDIGGRRWLNTGDLGRQDAQGYFWLTGRKKELIIRGGHNIDPKQIEEALQAHPAVALVAAVGSPDPHAGEIPVAYVQLAAGQRADSAALLDFANQRISERAAVPKRIEILDALPVTPVGKIFKPVLQQREIARVIRQEADNQGLAGIAVEVVQDARRGLVAQVRAGSGRDELARALGRYSFAVDWHG; via the coding sequence ATGGCCGTGCAGACCCTCGCCGATATCCAGGCGCTGGAGAGCGTTGCGCTGGCACGCCGCGAGTTGCCCGCCAGCACCTACGAAGCGCTGCGCCGTTGCGCCGGCGAATACGGCACGTCGACGGCGCTCAGCTTCTTCCTCGAAGCAAAGGACTTCCGTCGCACCCACGACTGGACCTACGCCGAGTTGTTCGCCGACATCACCCGCGCCGCCAACGCCTTCCACCGGCTCGGCATCGGGCCGAAGGACGTGGTCGCGTTCCTCCTGCCGAACCTGCCGGAAACCCACTTCGTCATCTGGGGCGGCGAGGCCGCGGGCATCGTCCTGGCGATCAACCCGCTGCTGGAGGCCGCACAGATCGGCGACCTGCTGCGCGCCGCCAATGCGAGGCTGGTGGTGACCCTGGCGCCGACGCCCGGCAGCGACCTGTGGCCCAAGCTGGCCAGCCAGCTCGACAGCCTGTCCGGCGTGCGCGATGTGCTCTGGGTGAGCATGGCGCCCTACGTCGGCACCGTGGCATCCCTCGCGCTACGCTGGATGGCCCGGCGCGAACGCCAGCGCCACCCGCGCCTGCGCATCCATGACCTGCGCACGGCAATGCGCCGCGAGAATGGCAAACAGCTCAGCAGCGGCCGCGTGATCCGCGCGGAAGAACCCTCCTCCTACTTCTGCACCGGCGGCACTACCGGCCTGCCGAAGATCGCCCGGCGCAGCCACGGCTCGGAAGTCTTCAACGCCTGGGCGATGGCCGCCAACATGCAGCCGCGCCAGCCCGGCCAGGTGATCTTCTGCGGGTTGCCGCTGTTCCACGTCAACGGCCAGCTGGTGACCGGGCTGATGCCCTGGACCCATGGCGACCGGGTGATCATCGGCACGCCCCAGGGCTATCGCGGCGAGGGCGTGATCCCGGCCTTCTGGGCAATGGTCCAGCACTTTGGCATCAACTTCTTCTCCGGCGTGCCGACCGTCTATTCGGCCCTGCTGCAGCAACCCGTCGCCGGCCACGACCTGTCCAGCCTGCAGTACGCACTGTGTGGCGCAGCGCCGATGCCGGTGGAGCTGTTCCGCGAGTTCGAGCGGGTGGTCGGTGTGCGCATCCTCGAAGGCTACGGTCTCACCGAGGGCGCGTGCGTTTCATCGAGCAACCCGCCCGACGGCGAACGACCGATCGGCTCCATCGGCCTGCGCCTGGCTTACCAGGACATGCGTGCGGTGATCCTCGACGATCAGGGCGCCTACATGCGCGATGCCGAGACCGACGAGGTCGGGGTGATCGCCATCCACGGCCCCAACGTGTTCCTCGGCTACCTCGACGACAGCCACAACAAGGGCTTGTGGATCGACATCGGCGGGCGGCGCTGGCTGAACACCGGCGACCTCGGGCGGCAGGACGCCCAGGGCTACTTCTGGCTCACCGGGCGCAAGAAGGAACTGATCATCCGCGGCGGCCACAACATCGACCCGAAGCAGATCGAAGAAGCGCTGCAGGCGCACCCGGCAGTGGCCCTGGTGGCGGCGGTGGGCAGCCCCGACCCGCACGCTGGCGAGATTCCCGTGGCCTATGTGCAGCTCGCCGCCGGCCAACGTGCCGACAGTGCTGCGTTGCTGGACTTCGCCAACCAGCGGATCAGCGAACGCGCCGCAGTGCCCAAGCGCATCGAGATTCTCGACGCCCTGCCGGTCACGCCGGTGGGCAAGATCTTCAAGCCCGTGCTGCAGCAACGCGAAATCGCCCGGGTGATCCGCCAGGAAGCGGACAACCAGGGCCTGGCCGGCATCGCCGTGGAGGTGGTGCAGGACGCCCGTCGCGGACTGGTGGCACAGGTTCGCGCCGGCTCCGGGCGCGATGAACTGGCCCGTGCGCTGGGCCGCTACAGCTTCGCGGTTGACTGGCACGGCTGA
- a CDS encoding fumarylacetoacetate hydrolase family protein has translation MPVHLVRFEHQNETRWGVLRQGRISPLPGRYASTGELIRHVQVEELAALRGDELALEAVKLLSPITRDQQFVCQGANYRQHMIESGMDPDAKHFNMIFTKAQSCIVAADSDLIKPRQVRFLDYEIELGLVLRREITSKVAVNDANLHEFIAGVVIVNDYSARDIQIPQMQFYKGKSFRTFGPVGPYLCLLQKNDMGYLKDLRLRLTVNGEVRQSDSTANLVHGPAETLSELSGVQDFAAGDLIATGTPAGCALSVPSPAKQRIAALLPEHIKWKAFLKTQAGRSQYLKAGDLVEASIRSADGVVDLGVQRNRVVEQA, from the coding sequence ATGCCCGTGCACCTTGTCCGCTTTGAACACCAGAACGAAACCCGCTGGGGCGTCCTGCGCCAGGGCCGCATCAGCCCCCTGCCCGGCCGCTACGCCAGCACCGGCGAGCTGATCCGGCACGTTCAGGTCGAGGAACTAGCGGCATTGCGAGGCGACGAACTGGCGCTGGAAGCGGTCAAGCTGCTCTCGCCGATCACCCGCGACCAGCAGTTCGTCTGCCAGGGCGCCAATTATCGGCAGCACATGATCGAGTCGGGCATGGACCCGGACGCCAAGCACTTCAACATGATATTCACCAAGGCGCAGAGCTGCATCGTCGCCGCCGACAGCGACCTGATCAAACCGCGCCAGGTGCGCTTCCTCGACTACGAGATCGAGCTGGGCCTGGTGCTGCGCCGGGAGATCACCAGCAAGGTCGCGGTCAACGACGCCAACCTGCACGAGTTCATCGCCGGCGTGGTGATCGTCAACGACTACTCGGCGCGCGACATCCAGATCCCGCAGATGCAGTTCTACAAGGGCAAGAGCTTCCGCACCTTCGGCCCGGTCGGCCCGTACCTGTGCCTGCTGCAGAAGAACGACATGGGCTACCTGAAGGACCTGCGGCTGCGCCTGACGGTCAACGGCGAGGTGCGCCAGAGCGACAGTACCGCCAACCTGGTGCATGGCCCGGCGGAGACCCTGAGCGAGCTGTCCGGGGTGCAGGACTTCGCTGCCGGCGACCTGATCGCCACCGGCACGCCGGCCGGCTGCGCGCTGTCGGTGCCCTCGCCGGCCAAGCAGCGCATCGCCGCGTTGCTGCCCGAGCACATCAAGTGGAAGGCCTTCCTCAAGACGCAGGCGGGGCGCAGCCAGTACCTCAAGGCCGGCGACCTGGTCGAGGCGAGCATCCGCAGCGCCGACGGCGTCGTCGACCTGGGCGTGCAGCGCAACCGCGTGGTGGAGCAAGCCTGA
- a CDS encoding VOC family protein, whose protein sequence is MSRQPPSASQPTALATPQPARHPRPTVRARALAHLIFERPDLEQAERFLGDFGLALARRDADCLYLRGTGPAPYCYRVERAAQARFVGFGLAVESREDLQRLARLPGASPIQQSTAPGGGESVSLRDPSGFVVEAIHGQQPASALAHRLALPLNQVDEAPRINATQRPPVAPPDIIKLGHVVLEVADYQATAGWYTEHFGFIPSDVQVLPDGSPAVAFLRLDLGDTPADHHTLALAQGFMAAYSHSAYEVVDADAVGMGQRVLRERGWKHAWGMGRHILGSQIFDYWQDPWGDKHEHYCDGDLFTAERPTGLHGVSPEAMSQWGQRMPKSFTKPAMNLQKLRILLHNLRHSPDLTVRKLITLARMFG, encoded by the coding sequence ATGAGCCGTCAGCCCCCTTCCGCAAGCCAGCCCACCGCCCTGGCGACGCCGCAGCCGGCGCGTCATCCGCGGCCAACGGTCAGGGCTCGCGCGCTGGCCCACCTGATCTTCGAACGTCCGGACCTGGAGCAGGCCGAGCGCTTTCTCGGCGACTTCGGCCTGGCCCTGGCGCGCCGCGATGCCGACTGCCTGTACCTGCGCGGCACCGGCCCGGCGCCCTACTGCTATCGTGTGGAACGGGCGGCGCAGGCGCGCTTCGTCGGCTTCGGCCTGGCCGTCGAGTCGCGCGAGGACCTGCAGCGACTGGCGCGCCTGCCGGGCGCATCGCCAATCCAGCAGTCGACTGCACCCGGCGGCGGCGAAAGCGTGAGCCTGCGTGACCCCTCCGGTTTCGTCGTCGAGGCGATCCACGGCCAGCAGCCGGCCAGCGCGCTGGCTCACCGCCTGGCGCTGCCGCTCAATCAGGTCGACGAGGCACCGCGGATCAACGCCACCCAGCGCCCGCCCGTGGCCCCACCGGACATCATCAAGCTCGGCCACGTGGTCCTCGAAGTGGCCGACTATCAGGCCACCGCCGGCTGGTACACGGAGCATTTCGGTTTCATCCCCAGCGACGTGCAGGTACTGCCCGATGGCTCCCCGGCGGTGGCTTTCCTGCGCCTGGACCTGGGCGACACGCCGGCCGACCACCACACCCTGGCGCTGGCCCAGGGCTTCATGGCCGCCTACAGCCACAGCGCCTACGAAGTGGTGGATGCCGACGCCGTCGGCATGGGCCAGCGGGTGCTGCGCGAGCGCGGCTGGAAGCATGCCTGGGGCATGGGCCGGCACATCCTTGGCAGCCAGATCTTCGACTACTGGCAGGACCCCTGGGGCGACAAGCACGAGCACTACTGCGACGGCGACCTGTTCACCGCCGAGCGCCCCACCGGGCTGCACGGCGTCAGCCCCGAAGCCATGTCGCAATGGGGCCAGCGCATGCCCAAGAGCTTCACCAAGCCGGCGATGAACCTGCAGAAGCTGCGCATCCTGCTGCACAACCTGCGGCACAGCCCGGACCTGACAGTGCGCAAGCTGATCACGCTGGCGCGGATGTTCGGCTAG
- a CDS encoding TetR/AcrR family transcriptional regulator translates to METLNPVQRRIHQAALRLFAEKGASQVNISDLAQEAGVARGTIYNNLQSIDDLFQHVASHLAAEMHQRVVKSFGETSDPALRLANGIRFFIRRAHEEPHWGAFISRFSMSNESLRGMWFGPPTADLLSGLANGRYSFREEQLPSAISMIAGAVLSSMFLVLEGHRTWRQAGSDAAELTLRALGVAPEEARSLSTGELPVLPPAD, encoded by the coding sequence ATGGAAACCCTCAACCCCGTACAACGCCGTATCCACCAGGCCGCCCTGCGCCTGTTCGCCGAGAAGGGCGCGAGCCAGGTGAACATTAGCGACCTGGCCCAGGAGGCCGGTGTGGCCCGGGGCACGATCTACAACAACCTGCAGTCCATCGATGACCTCTTCCAGCACGTGGCCAGCCACCTGGCCGCGGAGATGCACCAGCGCGTGGTGAAGAGCTTCGGCGAGACCTCGGACCCGGCCCTGCGCCTGGCCAACGGCATCCGCTTCTTCATTCGCCGGGCCCATGAAGAGCCCCATTGGGGCGCCTTCATCAGCCGCTTCTCGATGAGCAATGAATCGCTGCGCGGCATGTGGTTCGGCCCACCGACCGCCGATCTGCTCAGCGGGCTCGCCAATGGCCGCTACAGCTTCCGCGAGGAACAGCTGCCTTCGGCGATTTCGATGATTGCGGGCGCCGTGCTCAGCTCGATGTTCCTGGTCCTGGAGGGACATCGCACCTGGCGCCAGGCCGGCAGCGACGCTGCCGAACTGACCCTGCGCGCGCTCGGCGTGGCGCCGGAGGAAGCGCGCAGCCTGTCCACCGGTGAGCTGCCGGTGCTGCCACCCGCGGACTGA
- a CDS encoding bifunctional 3-(3-hydroxy-phenyl)propionate/3-hydroxycinnamic acid hydroxylase → MQESITTTTTCDVIIVGLGPTGAVLANLLGRYGWSVVGLERDEDLYYAPRAVHFDDEIMRIFQFAGLADDIGRTSESFTDMEIILRPGRKPVTRSRIGSQDRRYGHPGAWWFHQPTLERHFHDGLKRYPNVTPVYGCRVTGVEQDAEGVRATAVQRDGSERVFQGRYLIGCDGGKSFVRREAGLRLESADFDEAWVVVDTKTRSGEKDALLPANHSQVCNPAQPVTYVPMAGPYYEWQFMVTGGKSEREATDPYLVRQQLRDFVDLDKIEITRIAYYKFHGLWANDWRNGRIILAGDSAHQMPPFLGQGMCSGVRDASSLCWRLDMVLRGAAREKLFDDYEAERSAHVREIINGAMFLGNVIQTRHRGVAFLRDWLLFRIAGLLPFANKAFADKANRKKPLAAGFCGWGHRLSGHLALQPKVLRDGEDERLLLDEALGHGFAVLARRGCLDTQRAQLERLAQQVDLRVLEFAEDPSGPVLGDPSGALQDWFDEADMDFVLIRPDRYVFDAGRADQLGRVAERFLAGLSLVRHSNQSQGVAA, encoded by the coding sequence ATGCAAGAGTCCATAACAACAACGACAACCTGCGACGTGATCATCGTCGGTCTCGGCCCCACCGGGGCGGTGCTGGCCAACCTGCTGGGCCGCTACGGCTGGTCCGTGGTCGGCCTGGAGCGCGACGAGGACCTTTACTACGCCCCGCGTGCCGTGCACTTCGATGACGAGATCATGCGCATCTTCCAGTTCGCCGGCCTGGCCGACGACATCGGCCGCACCAGCGAGTCGTTCACCGACATGGAGATCATCCTGCGCCCCGGGCGCAAGCCGGTTACCCGCTCGCGCATCGGCAGCCAGGACCGCCGCTATGGCCATCCCGGCGCCTGGTGGTTCCACCAGCCGACCCTGGAGCGGCATTTCCACGACGGGCTCAAGCGCTATCCCAATGTCACCCCGGTGTACGGCTGCCGCGTTACCGGCGTCGAGCAGGACGCCGAAGGCGTGCGCGCCACCGCCGTGCAGCGTGACGGCAGCGAGCGGGTGTTCCAGGGGCGCTACCTGATCGGTTGCGACGGTGGCAAGAGCTTTGTCCGCCGCGAGGCCGGGCTGCGCCTGGAGTCGGCCGACTTCGACGAAGCCTGGGTGGTGGTGGATACCAAGACCCGTTCCGGGGAGAAGGATGCGCTGCTGCCGGCCAACCACTCGCAGGTGTGCAACCCGGCGCAGCCGGTGACCTACGTGCCCATGGCCGGCCCGTACTACGAATGGCAGTTCATGGTCACCGGCGGCAAGTCCGAGCGCGAGGCCACCGATCCCTATCTGGTGCGCCAGCAACTTCGCGACTTCGTCGACCTCGACAAGATCGAGATCACCCGCATCGCCTACTACAAGTTCCACGGCCTCTGGGCCAACGACTGGCGCAACGGCCGGATCATCCTGGCCGGCGACTCGGCGCACCAGATGCCGCCGTTCCTCGGCCAGGGCATGTGCTCTGGCGTGCGCGACGCGAGCAGCCTGTGCTGGCGCCTGGACATGGTGCTGCGCGGCGCCGCGCGGGAGAAACTGTTCGACGACTACGAGGCCGAACGCTCGGCCCATGTGCGCGAGATCATCAATGGCGCGATGTTCCTCGGCAACGTCATCCAGACCCGCCACCGCGGTGTGGCCTTCCTGCGCGACTGGCTGCTGTTCCGCATCGCCGGCCTGCTGCCTTTCGCCAACAAGGCGTTCGCCGACAAGGCCAACCGCAAGAAGCCGCTGGCCGCCGGTTTCTGCGGCTGGGGGCACCGGCTGTCCGGTCACCTGGCCCTGCAGCCGAAAGTGTTGCGGGACGGGGAGGACGAGCGGCTGCTGCTCGACGAGGCGCTTGGCCACGGCTTTGCCGTGCTCGCCCGACGCGGTTGCCTCGACACCCAGCGAGCGCAGCTGGAGCGCCTGGCGCAGCAGGTGGACCTGCGCGTGCTGGAGTTCGCCGAAGACCCGTCCGGCCCGGTACTGGGCGACCCCAGCGGCGCGCTGCAGGACTGGTTCGACGAAGCGGACATGGACTTCGTGCTGATCCGCCCCGACCGCTATGTCTTCGATGCCGGCCGCGCCGACCAGCTGGGGCGCGTCGCCGAGCGCTTCCTCGCCGGCCTGTCGCTGGTCCGCCACAGCAATCAATCCCAAGGAGTGGCGGCATGA
- a CDS encoding FAD-dependent monooxygenase translates to MIDTPVLISGAGPVGLTLALNLSRLGIRSVLLNDRRQTTTHPKLDVVNCRSMEIFRQLGLAERIRAAGNPTDANQYSAMAASASGPFYSVMSDRHLIYQPVSQAEQAIRACRDGSLPLESMQRIAQMHLEPVLMAEVEADPNIELRMGWRLYGFEQGSTGVVAMAHEVDSGEAQQFFAQYLIGCDGPNSRVRNFLNIDYDGTRDLVGELFIIHLRSDEIAGLFPNNQPYWHTWLTRPGFAGLLVSPDASRNDYVLHRPFAPRPGESLESVVDAALGTRLRYEIVQSGPWRPQFLVARSFGRQRVFIAGDATHQFMPTGGLGMNTGVAEAHNLAWKLAACLAGWGGPRLLESYEAERLPVARRNREHVKKCAAATFEAQMRRDDALLAQGTAGDAARQEAGREFERKVSRLYESLGVEIGYRYHGSPAIEPDTASEPAYEEVRYTPTTWSGARLPSAFREDGTALFDQLALGGYTLLAFDAEAEACAPLQEAAQECGVPLNVLPIHEKYLATLYERRFVLVRPDQHVCWRGDSLPVDCYSLFNRLRGAR, encoded by the coding sequence ATGATCGACACACCCGTTCTCATCAGCGGCGCCGGCCCGGTCGGCCTGACCCTGGCGCTGAATCTCAGCCGCCTGGGGATTCGCTCCGTGCTGCTCAACGATCGCCGGCAGACCACCACGCATCCCAAGCTGGACGTGGTGAACTGCCGCTCCATGGAAATCTTCCGCCAGCTGGGCCTGGCCGAACGCATCCGCGCGGCCGGCAACCCGACCGACGCCAACCAGTATTCGGCCATGGCGGCTTCGGCCAGCGGGCCGTTCTACAGCGTGATGTCCGACCGGCACCTGATCTACCAGCCGGTCAGCCAGGCGGAGCAGGCCATCCGCGCCTGCCGCGACGGCAGCCTGCCGCTGGAGTCGATGCAGCGCATCGCGCAGATGCACCTGGAACCGGTGCTGATGGCGGAAGTGGAAGCCGACCCGAACATCGAGCTGCGCATGGGCTGGCGCCTGTATGGCTTCGAGCAGGGCTCCACCGGCGTGGTAGCGATGGCCCATGAAGTGGATAGCGGCGAGGCGCAGCAGTTCTTCGCCCAGTACCTGATCGGCTGCGACGGGCCCAACAGCCGCGTGCGCAACTTCCTCAACATCGATTACGACGGCACCCGCGACCTGGTCGGCGAACTGTTCATCATCCACCTGCGCTCCGATGAGATTGCCGGGCTGTTCCCCAACAACCAGCCCTACTGGCATACCTGGCTGACCCGGCCGGGCTTCGCCGGTCTGCTGGTGTCGCCGGATGCCAGCCGCAATGACTACGTGCTGCACCGGCCCTTTGCGCCGCGCCCCGGTGAGTCGCTGGAGAGCGTGGTGGACGCCGCCCTCGGCACCCGGCTGCGCTACGAGATCGTCCAGTCCGGCCCGTGGCGCCCGCAGTTTCTGGTGGCTCGCTCGTTCGGCCGGCAGCGCGTGTTCATTGCCGGCGATGCCACCCACCAGTTCATGCCCACCGGTGGCCTGGGCATGAACACCGGGGTGGCCGAGGCGCACAACCTGGCCTGGAAGCTGGCGGCCTGCCTGGCCGGTTGGGGCGGTCCGCGCCTGCTGGAAAGCTACGAGGCGGAGCGCCTGCCGGTGGCCCGGCGCAATCGCGAGCACGTGAAGAAGTGCGCGGCGGCGACCTTCGAGGCGCAGATGCGGCGCGACGATGCGCTGCTCGCCCAGGGGACGGCAGGCGATGCCGCGCGGCAGGAAGCCGGGCGCGAGTTCGAGCGCAAGGTCTCGCGGCTCTACGAATCGCTGGGCGTGGAAATCGGCTACCGCTACCACGGCTCGCCGGCGATCGAGCCGGACACCGCCAGCGAGCCGGCCTACGAGGAAGTTCGCTACACGCCCACCACCTGGTCCGGCGCGCGGCTGCCCAGCGCGTTCCGCGAGGATGGCACGGCGCTCTTCGATCAGCTTGCGCTGGGTGGCTACACCCTGCTGGCGTTCGACGCCGAGGCCGAAGCCTGCGCGCCGTTGCAGGAGGCGGCGCAGGAGTGCGGCGTACCGCTGAACGTGCTGCCGATCCACGAGAAATACCTGGCGACCCTGTACGAGCGGCGCTTCGTGCTGGTGCGGCCTGACCAGCATGTGTGCTGGCGCGGCGACAGCCTGCCGGTCGATTGCTACTCGCTGTTCAACCGTCTGCGCGGAGCCCGCTGA
- a CDS encoding amidohydrolase family protein: MTIQQGRIDVHHHIIPPAFVEVMANKGLDMVAGAPLPKWSPQKSIEVMDLNGIQTAITSLSAPGVHFGGGVEQARELAMRCNDFAAQMRSDHPGRFGNFAVLPTPFTEAACREAIRALDELKAEGVVLLGSTDGVFLGDARFDELMAELDRRAAIVFVHPNMHESSEKLGIAAPGFLVEFLCDTTRAAVNLILTGTLEKYPRIRWILAHGGGFLPYVAWRVSLANALPQFQDKAPQGVMTYLKRFYYDTALSPSRYSMAALKELVAPSQILFGSDFPFAPAPVTTLTCQTLEENPLWSNEQRYGINRGHALSLFPQYREAQEQVAAAPIFSGESFGSRVKRSLTRPLGAYVERVRSR, translated from the coding sequence ATGACGATCCAACAAGGTCGAATCGACGTGCACCACCACATCATCCCGCCGGCCTTCGTCGAGGTCATGGCGAACAAGGGCCTGGACATGGTGGCCGGCGCGCCGCTGCCGAAATGGTCGCCGCAGAAGTCCATCGAGGTGATGGACCTCAACGGCATCCAGACCGCCATCACCTCGCTGTCAGCGCCGGGCGTGCATTTCGGCGGGGGAGTGGAGCAGGCCCGCGAGCTGGCGATGCGCTGCAACGACTTCGCCGCGCAGATGCGCAGCGATCATCCGGGGCGCTTCGGCAACTTCGCCGTGCTGCCCACGCCGTTCACCGAGGCGGCGTGCCGCGAAGCCATCCGCGCACTGGATGAACTGAAGGCCGAGGGTGTGGTGCTGCTGGGCAGCACCGATGGCGTGTTCCTCGGCGACGCGCGTTTCGACGAACTGATGGCGGAACTGGATCGCCGCGCAGCCATCGTCTTCGTGCACCCGAACATGCACGAAAGCAGCGAGAAACTCGGCATCGCTGCGCCGGGTTTCCTGGTCGAGTTCCTCTGCGATACCACCCGCGCGGCGGTGAACCTGATCCTCACCGGCACGCTGGAGAAGTACCCGCGCATCCGCTGGATCCTCGCCCATGGCGGTGGCTTCCTGCCCTACGTGGCCTGGCGCGTGTCCCTGGCCAACGCCCTGCCGCAATTCCAGGACAAGGCGCCACAGGGCGTGATGACCTACCTCAAGCGCTTCTACTACGACACCGCGCTGTCGCCGTCGCGCTACTCCATGGCAGCGCTGAAGGAGCTGGTGGCGCCCTCGCAGATTCTTTTCGGCAGCGATTTCCCCTTCGCCCCGGCACCGGTCACCACATTGACCTGCCAGACCCTGGAGGAGAACCCGTTGTGGTCGAACGAGCAGCGCTACGGCATCAATCGTGGCCATGCATTGAGCCTGTTCCCGCAGTACCGCGAAGCGCAGGAGCAGGTGGCCGCGGCGCCGATCTTCAGTGGCGAATCCTTCGGCAGCCGGGTGAAGCGCAGCCTGACCCGGCCGCTGGGCGCCTACGTCGAACGTGTGCGCAGCCGCTGA